Genomic segment of Panthera leo isolate Ple1 chromosome B2, P.leo_Ple1_pat1.1, whole genome shotgun sequence:
CATTTGTAGAAATCTTAACTCATaggatctcagaatgtgactacaAAGAGGTAAAATGGATCATTAGaatgggtcctaatccaatatggctggtggTGTCCCTCATGAAAGGGAAATCTGGGGACAGACACACATAGAGGGAAGACAATGTAGAGATACAGAGTGATGGCCATGTACAAGCAAGCAGAGAAGCCTGGGAAAGATCCTTCCCTTGTGACCCTCATAAGGAGCCAACCCGCCGACACCTAGATTTCagttctagcctccagaactatgagatgaTACATTTCTGTAGCTTACATTCCttgtttgtgatactttgttatggtagccctaggCAACTGATGGGCTTGGCAACTGGGGTTGGGCAATGCTAGAAGCCAGTGGTCTCCATGGATGGATGTGGGAAGACCACTCTGCAATATATAAGGTAGTCACCACACCTTTTTCTCCACTATTCAAAGATAGCAACAATCATGACATTTGCTCAACTGCAGGAAGCTCATAAATGTTTGCCACAAACTGTACTAGTTATCTGCAATAGGTAGACGGCTTCCAGTCTCACaccaccttttttaaaataaagaaacttaagacAAAATTTTGGTGATTTGAGTTGGGTCAACAGAGGTCAGGTCAGTGGTAAAGTGGAATAGATGGGAGGCTtcctagttttagttttttattgatGAGAATTCTGATTGTCAGTAGGAAGTTGCTATTCTTGTTTTAGCCCTGAAATACttaaaacagtgcttggcacatggtagacgCTAAAAATTGTAACTGTCACTTGTGTCCAACTCTGGAAAAGGATTGCTCTTCAGAAGTTAGTGGTCAGAGGGGAGTGTCAACCCCTTGAAACTTATACATTTTTAGTGTGCTTAATAAAGTATTTCTCATGAAGtctgaaaatattctttgaacaaataaaaaacacacagtgttttatgaaagaagttgataaaataaggaaaatagaagTCCAGTATCTCCAATGTACTGGATAAATATCTTAATCATTGAGCATTAAAGTTCTAacatatgacaaatatttttaccattatGTTTGTGAATAAGCAAACTGAGCATCATAAAAACAAGGTTTGTGAAGGTAATGAAGAGTTTCATTCACTAAAACCAGGAAATATTATATTGGTTTTATTATCCTGTATTTGCATACTAAATTTTCTGGTCTCTGAGTGACTATTGAGAAAATGGCTTCGAGTAggtatatttttatggttttgcaaACTACCAAAGAATAGggattatcttttctttctaaagaCAAGATCCTCAGCCTGCCTATTAATCTAGAATAATGGATATACATTCAGTAGATGCTTGTTGAATGGACCAATGTGTGAGTGCTTTTCTTAGTGGGTTTCTATGAACCAAGGAAGAGAAGGCAACACATCAGTAAAGAATGAACATGTTTACTTTGAAACAAGGAAGGCAATTTATTGTAGTGAGATTATATTGAAGTTCTATATATGATCCCCAATGCATATCATGCATATAAAGTTTCCTGCACACTGTTGGAGAAGGCATTGCTGAGCCACAGAGAAACTCAAAGTGCTATAAATCAGTTAATATTGATATAATGCATTTTTGCTAATCTACCCAAATTGAAAATGAGATGATTAAAAGAACACATTTCactatttttcataaatgttaacGATGGCCTTTTCATTCACTGGAGTTTGTAATGCCTTCGATATAACTCCAAACACTGAAGTCTGTTCTTGCAGTCTGCTCCTTTTTTCTTACCGTTGTGGGTAATTATCACAAAGCTGTTTACTGGAGGAAACTTCTAACAGagatttaaacattttccctAAATGGAGTttgtggaaaatatgaaaaatgggaTGACATTTGAGgcaacataaaaaggaaaaaaattatttttgaacactAATAGTGTTCAAAATACTGCCCCAGGAGGCAGAGAACAGCAATGCAGTTGACTACAAgttcacaaatacacacatactcaTGTAGACATCTTTGCACCTAACACCTTGTCTCTAATACATTTTATACACTTGCTACATGTTGCATGAAtttgggcacacacacacactgcctgaGTCCCATTGCGTGGCTATCCCCTCTAGGGAGGCCTCTATACAACCTTTCTAAAAGAGCTTATTCTCGACTTTTTGGAAAACAGAGTTCAAAGCAGTTCTTTATACAGTTGTGCATTTACAGAGATGCCATAAGCCATGTCATGGTGTCTGGTCTGCTGTCCTAAATGTAGGATTCTTTAGCATACTGGAGTTGGTCAGCCTCAAAGACTGGCTGACTACATCGCCGCACTAGATGGTCCAGCTTAGTCTTCTGTTTTGACTCAGATACAGTTCTTGGCCGGTGCAGGTCAGGTCTCCCTGTGACGGTCACGTGTCCTATTGTTTCTACAGAAACATGTACAGTCTggctctgtctccagctctcaGTCCTGGGAGATAGTCTGTGCCTGTCAAGCAGCTCTTGACtgcatgtatttcttaaattccctcCGTGATGAAAAGGTCGGAGAGGTTCAGCATCCTGGCTGAGCATTCTGGCCCTCATGCTCCCGACTGTTTGGCCCCTGTAGGCCGAGAGGTCCAATGCCTGGTGCCGAATGGCCTCTTCGTAAGATGGCGGACTACCTGGGCTTCTCTGATCCACTTGTTGGAACACATCCCTGACAGAGAGGGCATAGGATGTGGAGCTAAAGTCTAGAGCAGTTTGGCCCTGGATTTCAGACAAGTTTTCCTGGATGATCCGCCCAGAAagctggctttcttttttaaaacctttctttACTTGGTCTCTGGTAAAGCCTTTGGATTTTACAGACACGCAGCTGGGGGCTTTGGTCAGCACTCTTTTGTGAGAGGCAAAGGAGAATGACATGgagtgttttttaatttctctgttggGCTTACTCTTCTCTGTCTTTGTGAAAGACTGATGTCTGGTGAAGAAATTCCTTTTGGGACTGGAAGGAGAAGCCACGGGTGAACCATCAGAGGAAGCATCCAGAGAGCCACTGGAGGAGGCTTTGGGCGCTAGTCCCCACAGTAACACCAAACCCTGAGTCGAGTTCTTCACCTTCAGGTCCTGTGGTCTCTGGGCTTTGCCTTCCACTGCAGGAAACACCTCCTCTGGAAAGGGgtcttcagtttccttactttCCAAATGAGCCCCTGCCCGGGCCAAGGCGACGTCCTCCTCGCTTCGTGTTagtttttggtgtgttttctgGCTCTCGAGGCTCTCCTGTGAGGATGACGGGCTGGGCTCTGAGTACCTCCTGTCTAGTTCACTCAGGGAGTTTTTCAGCCTGGCAAGAGTGCTGCTGATGGGCTCCGGACTCAACTCCCAAGTGAGCTGGGGGCCTCTGGGCCCCCAGCCGGCAGTCGTCTCCACAGGTACTGGGGGTTGCCTATTTGGGGAGCCAATGGCACCACCGGAGTCCACGTCAGGATCGTTGCTGTCATAAGCTGAGTCATTCTGCAGCGTTGACATGTCTGGGGGAAGTTAAGGGACAGTTGAGTTTCTGGTTCAGTTtctctgagaaataaactttagTACAATTCCCCCTACTTATATCAAGTATGGCCCTAGGTAATCTGGTGAAGCTACTTTGAGGCTTGATATGAAATTTGccacattaaaattttgtttctttcctagtTTGAGGTGCAGAAGAGAAGCAGATAAAGGAAATATgagggagaatgagaaaagagagaaaacatttcaatgaaaatttgttgatcttaaattaaaaaattaatccttTGGATGGCTCTTTCATTGGATCCATTCCATTTTAATAGACCCATAGCCCATTATGTGGAAACAACCCTCTAGCTGAAGTTAACTTAGTAAAATTTGAAGGTTTTTGTGATTCCGAAAGAAGCCGAACGAGTGTCAGCTGAGTGAGGAGGCACTGCACGGAAATGTGAGAACAGGTGTCCATGTGAATGGTGTCCTATGAGTTTGATTTGGTGATTTGTGTAGGTAGCTGTTGCTTCAAATACCAGATATATTTTACATTACTGGCATGGCCTGGCAGACTGGCATGAACTTTCCCCCACAGTCATCATCAATCGAGAGCACATTTTGTACCTGAACTGTCAGTGTGTTCCAGGGAGTCATCAGAAGCAGTACTGGAATGTGCCGGAATGTTCTCCCCAAATATTTCCAAGCAGTTATCGATGAGGAATTCCACCAATGTCTTAACCtgtgaggaaaaataaacaagttgtcAACCTAAagctatctttaatttttttaaaggaagaggagaaataatggGGATATGATGGGGGTCAACCGATAGGGAGGTGCCAAAATAAGCGTAAGGGATCTTTATGTGTTTGAGAAGAGCATGTGGAAAATTGGTAAAAATCGTATATATTAATGTTATCTTTgagacacacatttttttttgagatttaaaaaacccTCTTCCTTTCAAGTAATTTTTATCTAAATAAGGAGTTTCCCAAACTGATAGTTGGACTGATGGCGTGTGATACACAGGTCCTGTGAGACAAGAGGTTTGTTCCGTTTCATCAAATGCATGAGTCTAAGAGGGCAGAACTATGACAAAagcattttgtatttcatatttcacTTGACCTTGAGTCAGAGAAACTTAGAGGCATTTTACACTtgggtcttccttccttccttccctccttccttcctctccctccctctctctctctctctctttctcttttttaataatttacttatttttgagagagagaacttgtTGTGTGCACaggtgagtgagggagggccagagagagggagagacagattcccaagcaggctccacactgccagcacagagcccgacatggggctcgatcccatgaactgtgacatcatgacctgagccaaaaccaagagtcagatgcttaaccaactgagcgacccagaagcctcctccattcctttttattatcacTTGGTGTTTTCaaacaaacagtgagatcaaaTTGGGAGTTTGTCAGAAATAGACCAGAACAAACCTTGTTGTTTAAGTCTTTCTGGGCTTCGAATGACAGGTGTTGGTCATTCTCTCGGGTCAGCACGTTGGGTCCAATGCAGATAGCTAGATTGCTGGCATCCATCTTACTGATCTGTGAGTTCTTGCTGATGAGGTAGAGCACGGAGACCAGGTGTTTGAGCAGCAGGAGGTTGGGCCGGGGGAGCTTATCTGCGACCCTGGAATGAAGTTCAGGGAGGCTGGTTTTAGAGGAGGCTAATGGTGTATTTCCCTTTAGTGTCTCAAGTTGAAAGTTTCTGCCTAACCCAGACttcctttaaaatgaagaagGTGCATTTTCACAGTAAGGttgtgaaatgtttattcagacACTTCCAGTGGTAACAGACGTGGCATGAAACTGGTTAACCATGAGATCCTAAAGACCTAAGACACTGGTCTTTATAATTAGGAAGGACACCAATAACACAACCCTTTATTACTTGTATTGATCTCAAATTAGGAATCCTTAACTTCTGCAACAAACCCCAtagtttaatacattttgaaaattgttttggtGAGTAATCATTTAACCAGGCAGAATGTCTTTCTAGCACTGCAAGACTGGTGTTTTTGGAACACagtcatttactttttttgatcTGTGATCATCACACAAAGATGACCCATTTTTATACCATTCTGAGAAACCTTTATGGAGCATAAATCAGTTTATAAGGGCATGTTCATAAATATGGCCAAGGTAGCACTTAAATGGCAACATCAGTACTAACAGTAATTAGATTTATAAAGcctcattttttcaaaataagcaaTGGTGACTAAGTAGGgaccattttcatttctcataagGAGTTACTATTTGAAAGAGCTTATGTCTTTAAGGGGAAACTTCTAATAATATTAGGATTTTCAATTTGGGACAGATACTCTTAACGCCTTCAATTCAATAACTATTTCACTGGAAATATTTAGCCGCCTGGGACAATCATAATAAATAGACTTTCATAGCATTCGGCGAAAGAGCTGATATTTCAAAGTTAGGTGTTTAAGATTGTCTAGTCACTAACAGGTTACAGTTTCATTTACGAATgtaattgtttttgttgtctttggaatttgtttttatatagttttcattttgattaattGTACGAATATGAAACATGCTGTGGAATTTTGTGATCAAAACATTCCCTTCCTATGTTCTACTATGCCTTAGGGGATGTTTTTATGGGAGAATTGTTGCCTTGCCTGACACCAATTTATTAGGTTAAGAATAACCCCAAATTCCTACACTTGGCTATTTAGCGTGTTTTCAGGGTTTCACCTAAGATTTTGCCCCATTCTTTCTTGAACAGCTTACGTTTTTAGACCCCCCACCTCTTGGGATTTGCGCTTTCCACTCTTTGAAAAAGTGCTTCCTTTCATTTGGCTAAAACCACTTTAAAAGGAGTCTCCAAAGTACCTTGTGATTTTTATTCTGGGAGTAGATAAACAATTCCATTCTGATTCCCTAAACACTTCAATTTTCATGAAACACTCAGAGAATtatgtgaagaataaaaaaatggagaCCATGTGGGCCTGGCCTCTGGCAAGGACTCTGGCAACTTACTGTTTCAGGGCCTCAATTCTGTCCTCCTCATTCTGCCTCTCCAGGGCGTCCATCCAGTCCTCAAACAGGTCACATGAAAGTAGCTTCAGTGGGATACTTCTAAGGAAGTCCTGGAGGATGAAAGGGGATGGTTTGTCCTGTTTATGTTACATTATGTGCTGGCATCTTCATCGTCCCCTTGTCTGGTCTGTCTCAGAGACCCTCTGATCATCTTAACACAGGCTGTGCCCCCTTCCTTCTTGCATTTGAATACTCGAGGGAAATCTCTCTCATCAACTTCCTAACAACGCACACACAGTAAGGACATCATCTGAGGGACAGCCAGATTCAGGGGCACAGACTTGGCCATGGGACAGTCTAAGTGCCTTTTCTCATCAGGATTTGGGGAGAATTTAATGTATCGCCTTCTGTTGGAATCTGGGATCATAGAAACAGatgtttatataagaaaataaaaggcttagCTAAAAAAACTTAAACTCCAGGATCAGTTTACTTTGATTTGTAGGGAGAAGAgcccatttcttattttctgaaaattaatgtGTCAGAGCCACCTGCAGATGATTTGGTAGCAATGTTGTGAACTCACCTTAAAGACCACAGCCAGAAGGTGCACAGGGAGACTTTTCAGATCCACCACGCCTCCAGAGTTGAGCTCTTCCTTTAGCTCTTTGCGGGCTTTCTCATTGGCTGCTTTCCTGAATATCCCTTCAGTGGAAGGTCCTTTAAGGCACAGAATAGTGAGAATATCCTATAGGAAAGAGGGGTAGGAATAGGAAATGATTACCCTTAGTTTGAATGCATGAAACCATATGCTGCTACTAATACATGAAAAATCTATGTTTAGGtaagagaaagaattaaaatggCGCATGTGAACAGTAGCAAACTTCACCTGTCCTAGAATATCTTCTCCATAAAAGTTAGTTCTTCATGATACCGAGATGGTGTTAACAAGAGACCTCTAATGCCAATTTTTCTTTATAGCCCCATTGCTATCAACTGTCTCCCTCAACTCTGCTATTTTTCTAAGAGGAGGTAAATGGTGAAAGCTCTAATTTTTTACATTCTAAAATTATTCCAGGCCTCCCTCCTTTCAAGTCATTCCATATAAACACTGGATTTCTGATCATACACTTTAGACCCCATCTCTGTTGACTTTTCAGAAGCTACACATTTTAAGCATTCTCAACTCCATGAGATCATtaggatggaaggatggagggCAAGTAGAGCTCATTTCTAGAGTGTAAGCAGCCAGGTACTCTCCTGACTGTACTCATATGTG
This window contains:
- the LOC122220549 gene encoding T-cell activation Rho GTPase-activating protein, whose translation is MKLISSCNAAKTLNANNMETLIECQSEGDIKEHPLLASSEGENNICQLIEIKKRKKVLSWPFLMRRPSPVSDFPGASEPELKTPLFDQPLSIICGEDDILPRPIQDILTILCLKGPSTEGIFRKAANEKARKELKEELNSGGVVDLKSLPVHLLAVVFKDFLRSIPLKLLSCDLFEDWMDALERQNEEDRIEALKQVADKLPRPNLLLLKHLVSVLYLISKNSQISKMDASNLAICIGPNVLTRENDQHLSFEAQKDLNNKVKTLVEFLIDNCLEIFGENIPAHSSTASDDSLEHTDSSDMSTLQNDSAYDSNDPDVDSGGAIGSPNRQPPVPVETTAGWGPRGPQLTWELSPEPISSTLARLKNSLSELDRRYSEPSPSSSQESLESQKTHQKLTRSEEDVALARAGAHLESKETEDPFPEEVFPAVEGKAQRPQDLKVKNSTQGLVLLWGLAPKASSSGSLDASSDGSPVASPSSPKRNFFTRHQSFTKTEKSKPNREIKKHSMSFSFASHKRVLTKAPSCVSVKSKGFTRDQVKKGFKKESQLSGRIIQENLSEIQGQTALDFSSTSYALSVRDVFQQVDQRSPGSPPSYEEAIRHQALDLSAYRGQTVGSMRARMLSQDAEPLRPFHHGGNLRNTCSQELLDRHRLSPRTESWRQSQTVHVSVETIGHVTVTGRPDLHRPRTVSESKQKTKLDHLVRRCSQPVFEADQLQYAKESYI